From Maylandia zebra isolate NMK-2024a linkage group LG11, Mzebra_GT3a, whole genome shotgun sequence, one genomic window encodes:
- the LOC143420982 gene encoding putative C-type lectin domain family 20 member A, whose translation MWSPGQPGTDECVIITGSGSWFTRPCSATYYFVCYDAATNKHILVKNSMTWSDAQSYCRQTYTDLSTITNTQDNSQVASMMPSYYEVWIGLYRKYWTWSNSSTASNLPWGPGQPDNSVNCATIVGSTGSFNSHNCDDQRPFLCSRDVKPSALRSVKVQLRAGSADLNDPTVQESILQQVREKLVEQGVTEEVKLRWRMQPDGKVFHREEETAAYSEKEDCGSV comes from the exons ATGTGGTCACCGGGACAGCCAGGGACTGATGAGTGTGTGATAATAACTGGATCTGGATCATGGTTCACAAGACCGTGCTCAGCTACTTATTACTTTGTCTGCTATGACG CTGCGACTAACAAACACATCCTGGTGAAGAACTCAATGACCTGGTCTGATGCTCAGTCTTACTGCAGACAGACGTACACAGACCTGAGCACCATCACCAACACGCAGGACAACAGCCAGGTCGCTTCTATGATGCCATCTTATTATGAAGTCTGGATTGGACTGTACAGAAAATACTGGACGTGGTCAAACTCGAGCACAGCCTCCAACCTGCCGTGGGGGCCCGGGCAGCCTGATAACAGCGTAAACTGTGCCACAATAGTCGGATCAACAGGCTCCTTCAACAGTCATAACTGTGATGACCAACGCCCCTTCCTCTGCTCCAGAG aTGTCAAACCTTCAGCCTTGAGGTCAGTGAAGGTTCAGCTGAGGGCGGGATCTGCAGACCTGAACGACCCCACAGTGCAAGAATCCATCCTgcagcag GTGAGGGAGAAGCTGGTGGAGCAAGGAGTCACTGAGGAGGTGAAGCTGAGGTGGAGGATGCAGCCTGATGGGAAGGTTTTccacagagaggaggagacagCCGCTTACAGTGAGAAGGAAGACTGTGGGTCGGTTTAG
- the LOC143421171 gene encoding uncharacterized protein LOC143421171, with amino-acid sequence METQYSELELALNTLVTEFHKAADNGPTMNTTQFQSMISSQMPAIAKTVENEEGLGKVLEQMGVQSGQNISFDNFWKLINNQALQLFGTMHKEKGTKCTCLLQ; translated from the exons ATGGAGACTCAG TACTCAGAGCTGGAGTTGGCCCTCAACACGTTGGTCACCGAGTTTCACAAAGCTGCAGACAACGGACCGACCATGAACACCACCCAGTTCCAGTCCATGATCTCCAGTCAGATGCCAGCAATTGCCAAG ACGGTGGAGAATGAAGAAGGCCTGGGTAAGGTCCTGGAGCAGATGGGTGTGCAGAGCGGCCAGAACATCTCCTTCGACAACTTCTGGAAGCTGATCAACAACCAGGCCCTTCAGCTGTTCGGCACCATGCACAAAGAGAAAGGCACTAAGTGCACCTGCCTGCTGCAGTGA